One segment of Actinomyces sp. 432 DNA contains the following:
- the rpsT gene encoding 30S ribosomal protein S20, protein MANIKSQIKRIKTNEKARLRNKSIKSELKTYVRRTREAVEAGDKQAAEEHLRKASRKLDKAVSKGVIHRNQARNRKSKLAKRVNAM, encoded by the coding sequence GTGGCGAACATCAAGTCTCAGATCAAGCGCATCAAGACCAATGAGAAGGCCCGCCTGCGCAACAAGTCCATCAAGTCCGAGCTTAAGACCTACGTGCGCCGCACGCGCGAGGCCGTCGAGGCCGGCGACAAGCAGGCAGCCGAGGAGCACCTGCGCAAGGCCTCCCGCAAGCTGGACAAGGCCGTCTCCAAGGGCGTCATTCACCGCAACCAGGCCCGCAACCGCAAGTCCAAGCTGGCCAAGCGCGTCAACGCCATGTGA
- a CDS encoding DUF1846 domain-containing protein: MRIGFDRDKYLKMQSERIAQRRAQFGGKLYLEFGGKLIDDMHASRVLPGFTPDNKIVMLAELADDVEIIVAVNAKDFSRNKIRADHGTSYEDEVLRHVDAFRDYGLYVGSVVITQWTDDNQQAAEFKRKLNKLGINVYRHFPIPGYPNDVARIVSDQGYGRNEYIETSRDLIVVTAPGPGSGKMATCLSQIYHDHMRGISSGYAKFETFPIWNLPLDHPVNIAYEAATADLDDVNMIDPYHLAAHGVQTVNYNRDVEVFPVLSRLFEQIMGASPYASPTDMGVNMVGYCISDDAVCREASKQEVIRRYYKALVVEKRDMLEPVQSGRIALLMSKLGIAKEDRPVVRPTLELAAATDAPAAAIELPDGTIELGKTSPLLGCSSAMLLNALKRLAGIDPEVDLLAKESIEPIQTLKTRHLGSRNPRLHTDEVLIALAVSANGDANAARALDQLGSLRGCDVHTSTILGPVDEGIFRSLGIQVTNEPVFATKSLYRKK; this comes from the coding sequence ATGCGTATCGGGTTTGATCGGGACAAGTACCTCAAGATGCAGTCCGAGCGCATCGCCCAGCGGCGCGCCCAGTTCGGCGGCAAGCTGTACCTGGAGTTCGGCGGCAAGCTCATCGATGACATGCACGCCTCCCGCGTCCTGCCCGGCTTCACCCCCGACAACAAGATCGTGATGCTCGCCGAGCTGGCCGACGACGTCGAGATCATCGTCGCCGTCAACGCCAAGGACTTCTCCCGGAACAAGATCCGCGCCGACCACGGCACCTCCTACGAGGACGAGGTGCTGCGCCACGTAGACGCCTTCCGCGACTACGGGCTGTACGTGGGCAGCGTGGTGATCACCCAGTGGACGGATGACAACCAGCAGGCCGCCGAGTTCAAGCGCAAGCTGAACAAGCTCGGAATCAACGTCTACCGCCACTTCCCGATCCCGGGATATCCCAACGACGTAGCCCGCATCGTCTCCGACCAGGGGTACGGGCGCAACGAGTACATCGAGACGTCCCGCGATCTGATCGTCGTCACCGCGCCGGGGCCGGGCTCGGGCAAGATGGCCACCTGCCTGTCGCAGATCTACCACGACCACATGCGCGGCATCTCCTCCGGCTACGCCAAGTTCGAGACCTTCCCCATCTGGAACCTACCGCTTGACCACCCCGTCAACATCGCCTACGAGGCCGCCACCGCCGACCTCGACGACGTGAACATGATCGACCCCTACCACCTGGCCGCCCACGGCGTACAGACGGTCAACTACAACCGCGACGTCGAGGTGTTCCCGGTACTGTCCCGCCTGTTCGAGCAGATCATGGGCGCCTCCCCCTACGCCTCTCCCACCGACATGGGGGTGAATATGGTCGGCTACTGCATCAGTGACGACGCCGTGTGCCGGGAGGCCTCCAAGCAAGAGGTGATCCGCCGCTACTACAAGGCGCTGGTGGTGGAGAAGCGGGACATGCTCGAGCCGGTCCAGTCAGGGCGCATCGCCCTGCTTATGAGCAAGCTCGGCATAGCCAAGGAGGACCGTCCCGTGGTCCGGCCGACGCTGGAACTGGCCGCTGCGACCGACGCCCCTGCGGCGGCCATTGAGCTGCCGGACGGAACGATCGAGCTGGGCAAGACCTCCCCGCTGCTGGGCTGCTCCTCCGCCATGCTGCTCAACGCCCTCAAGCGCCTGGCCGGTATCGACCCGGAGGTGGACCTGCTGGCCAAGGAGTCGATCGAGCCGATCCAGACCCTCAAGACCCGCCACCTGGGCAGCCGCAACCCGCGCCTGCACACCGATGAGGTGCTGATCGCGCTGGCGGTGTCCGCCAACGGGGACGCCAACGCGGCCCGCGCACTGGACCAGCTGGGCAGCCTGCGCGGCTGCGACGTGCACACCTCAACCATCCTGGGGCCGGTGGATGAGGGCATCTTCCGGTCCCTGGGGATCCAGGTGACCAATGAGCCGGTATTCGCCACGAAGTCCCTCTATCGCAAGAAGTAG
- a CDS encoding type II toxin-antitoxin system PemK/MazF family toxin, producing MSSPLLKRIARIFAATAKDAVADAIDKELATGEKSRKRAVADSGPKRPGSAGQGVSRTTSLPGARSSRAGAHDGVAGYDVASLGLPDFTYSPDPDGDADPGEVVWTWVPFEEDPTQGKDRPVLVLARHGKRLVVAQLTSKDHDLDAAQEARWGRYWHDVGTGPWDSKGRPSEVRLDRLLLVEPDVVRREGATMNRSTFNGVVTALRAHWA from the coding sequence ATGTCCTCCCCACTGCTCAAGCGGATCGCCAGAATCTTCGCCGCCACCGCCAAGGATGCGGTGGCCGACGCGATTGACAAGGAGCTGGCCACCGGTGAGAAGTCGCGCAAACGCGCTGTAGCCGACTCCGGGCCAAAGCGGCCGGGAAGCGCAGGCCAAGGCGTCTCCCGCACTACCTCCCTGCCGGGTGCCCGCAGCTCCCGCGCAGGCGCGCACGACGGCGTCGCCGGCTACGACGTCGCCTCCCTGGGCCTGCCGGACTTCACCTACTCCCCCGACCCCGACGGCGACGCCGATCCTGGCGAGGTGGTATGGACCTGGGTGCCCTTCGAGGAGGACCCCACCCAGGGCAAGGACCGGCCCGTACTCGTCCTGGCGCGGCACGGCAAGCGACTCGTCGTCGCGCAGCTGACCAGCAAGGACCACGATCTCGACGCCGCCCAGGAGGCTCGCTGGGGCCGCTACTGGCACGATGTCGGCACCGGGCCGTGGGATTCCAAGGGCCGCCCCAGCGAGGTGCGCCTGGACCGGCTGCTGCTCGTGGAACCCGATGTGGTGCGCCGCGAGGGTGCCACCATGAACCGGTCCACCTTCAACGGCGTCGTTACTGCCCTGCGCGCCCACTGGGCCTGA
- a CDS encoding YeiH family protein has product MTAAGRISTPANTVPDAERSPSTRQETAAPGWTLLGLVIVVGLAAAVDYLDSHVPVWSEGTWFGAIAGTIEFPVYAIALGFAANALLSTLGVIDRLSAAFRTEFFIKTGLVLLGSTVNINVIASAAAPAIIQTLLMISTVFLFTWWIAGLLRVEPHLKALLATALSVCGVSAAVAAAGAVNAKREQLAYTAGLVVVFALPSIFLLPWLAALMGLSAPVAGAWIGGNIDTTAAVTAAGAVAGEDVLEFAAIVKMTQNALIGFVAVGLSLWFTLRVDRGTDGTAASRPGWHEVWQRFPKFVLGFIAASVLVSAIAAAAPGLVADDTSWLSTGLASAKALQTLFFTLAFVSIGLEFRAGALREAGWKPVLVFLAGTLCNLVAGLLYAQALFGWVFGGLF; this is encoded by the coding sequence ATGACTGCTGCCGGCCGCATCAGCACTCCCGCCAACACCGTCCCCGACGCCGAGCGCAGCCCCAGCACTCGCCAGGAGACCGCCGCCCCGGGCTGGACCCTGCTCGGACTCGTCATCGTCGTCGGCCTGGCCGCCGCCGTCGACTACCTGGACAGCCACGTCCCCGTCTGGAGCGAGGGCACCTGGTTCGGCGCGATCGCCGGAACGATCGAGTTTCCCGTATACGCCATCGCCCTGGGCTTCGCCGCCAATGCCCTTCTGTCGACGCTCGGCGTCATCGACCGTCTCTCGGCGGCGTTCCGCACCGAGTTCTTCATCAAGACAGGCCTGGTACTCCTGGGGTCCACCGTCAATATCAACGTGATCGCCTCGGCGGCGGCGCCGGCGATCATTCAGACCCTGCTCATGATCTCGACGGTCTTCCTGTTCACCTGGTGGATCGCCGGCCTGCTGCGCGTGGAGCCGCACCTGAAGGCGCTGCTCGCCACCGCCCTGTCGGTCTGCGGGGTCTCGGCCGCCGTGGCGGCGGCGGGAGCCGTCAACGCCAAGCGGGAGCAGCTCGCCTACACGGCCGGACTGGTTGTGGTCTTCGCCCTGCCGAGCATCTTCCTGCTGCCCTGGCTCGCCGCCCTGATGGGGCTGTCTGCGCCGGTTGCGGGCGCCTGGATCGGCGGAAACATCGACACCACCGCGGCCGTGACCGCCGCCGGTGCCGTCGCGGGTGAGGACGTGCTCGAGTTCGCCGCGATTGTGAAGATGACGCAGAACGCCTTGATCGGCTTCGTAGCCGTGGGCCTGTCCCTCTGGTTCACCCTGCGCGTGGACCGCGGCACCGACGGCACCGCCGCGTCCCGTCCCGGTTGGCACGAGGTCTGGCAGCGCTTCCCGAAGTTCGTCCTCGGCTTCATCGCCGCGTCGGTGCTGGTCTCCGCCATCGCCGCCGCTGCGCCCGGCCTGGTCGCGGACGATACCAGTTGGTTGAGCACTGGCCTAGCCTCCGCCAAGGCGCTGCAGACCCTGTTCTTCACCCTGGCCTTCGTATCAATCGGCCTGGAGTTCCGTGCTGGCGCCCTGCGGGAGGCCGGCTGGAAGCCCGTGCTGGTGTTCCTCGCCGGCACGCTCTGCAACCTGGTGGCAGGCCTGCTCTACGCCCAGGCCCTGTTCGGCTGGGTCTTCGGCGGACTGTTCTAG
- the trpA gene encoding tryptophan synthase subunit alpha, with product MSRYPAMFSRLADADAGAFVPFVMVGDPTPAASEAIIEALIAGGADALELGTPFSDPVADGPTIQRAHLRALEAGAGLADCLEVVARVRVRHPQLPIGMLIYGNVPFAVGLEEFYARCAAAGVDSVLLPDVPVRESAEFSAAAAAAGIDAVYIAPPSATAQTLDAVARASRGYVYAVSRAGVTGTERASSTVGLAQSVARLRQDAAAPVMLGFGISGPEQVAEAIAAGADGAISGSAVVKLVEAHTPALAAAARTAGEDSPEYAAAVAALQAELRDFVATMKAATHRDRHQ from the coding sequence ATGAGCCGCTACCCCGCCATGTTCTCCCGCCTGGCAGACGCCGACGCGGGCGCCTTCGTGCCCTTCGTCATGGTCGGCGACCCCACCCCGGCCGCGTCCGAGGCCATTATCGAGGCGCTCATCGCCGGCGGTGCGGACGCCCTGGAGCTGGGCACGCCCTTCTCCGACCCGGTGGCCGACGGGCCGACGATCCAGCGCGCGCACCTGCGGGCACTGGAGGCCGGAGCGGGCCTGGCCGACTGCCTGGAGGTGGTGGCGCGGGTGCGCGTGCGCCACCCTCAGCTGCCTATCGGCATGCTCATCTACGGCAATGTGCCCTTCGCGGTCGGCCTGGAGGAGTTCTACGCCCGCTGCGCCGCCGCCGGGGTCGACTCGGTGCTGCTGCCGGACGTGCCCGTGCGCGAGTCCGCGGAGTTCTCCGCCGCCGCGGCGGCCGCCGGGATCGACGCCGTCTACATCGCCCCGCCGTCGGCAACTGCCCAGACCCTCGACGCGGTGGCCAGGGCCTCCCGCGGCTATGTGTACGCGGTCTCCCGGGCCGGAGTGACCGGCACCGAACGCGCCTCCTCAACCGTGGGACTGGCGCAGTCGGTGGCGCGGCTGCGCCAGGATGCGGCCGCGCCGGTGATGCTGGGCTTCGGCATCTCCGGCCCCGAGCAGGTGGCCGAGGCGATCGCCGCGGGCGCGGACGGGGCGATCTCCGGCTCGGCCGTGGTCAAGCTCGTGGAGGCGCATACCCCGGCCCTGGCGGCGGCTGCGCGCACCGCTGGTGAGGACTCGCCCGAGTACGCCGCCGCAGTTGCGGCCCTGCAGGCCGAGCTGCGCGACTTCGTCGCCACCATGAAGGCCGCCACCCACCGAGACCGGCACCAGTAA
- a CDS encoding transposase family protein, producing MLSYRATLDVPVTTARTVSRWITAHRRHHDARPWQRAATSWAQAVMLLRWLIEAPAVTTVARDAGVSPATAYRYLHEALDVVSSKAPDLPDVLRTLKDKGEPFVCLDGTLIRTDRVAERDPDTGYHLWYSGKHKAFGGNVQVLTDHTGYPVWTSQVEPGSTHDIEAARAHVLPALYPVAAQGMATLADKGYVGAGIGIKTPIKGSKPDTGARSYNQVQASLRAPAERANALLKGFKALKRVTLDPATITNITATALVILNLNNNLP from the coding sequence GTGCTGTCCTATCGTGCCACTCTCGACGTCCCCGTGACTACTGCCCGCACCGTGTCCCGTTGGATCACCGCCCACCGCCGCCACCACGATGCGCGTCCCTGGCAGCGGGCCGCTACCAGCTGGGCCCAGGCTGTCATGCTGCTGCGCTGGCTGATCGAGGCCCCGGCCGTGACCACCGTGGCCCGCGACGCAGGAGTCTCACCCGCTACCGCCTACCGGTACCTGCATGAGGCCCTGGACGTCGTATCGTCAAAGGCGCCGGACCTGCCCGACGTGCTACGCACCCTGAAGGACAAGGGTGAGCCGTTCGTGTGCCTGGACGGCACCCTCATCCGCACCGACCGGGTCGCCGAGCGTGACCCCGATACCGGATACCACCTGTGGTACTCGGGCAAGCACAAGGCCTTCGGTGGGAACGTGCAGGTGCTTACCGACCACACGGGCTACCCCGTGTGGACATCCCAGGTGGAGCCGGGCTCCACCCATGACATCGAGGCCGCCAGAGCCCATGTGCTGCCGGCCCTGTACCCGGTAGCCGCCCAGGGCATGGCGACGCTGGCGGACAAGGGCTACGTAGGCGCAGGCATCGGTATCAAGACGCCCATCAAGGGCTCCAAGCCCGACACCGGGGCGCGCTCCTACAACCAGGTCCAAGCCAGCCTGCGAGCCCCCGCCGAGCGAGCCAACGCCCTCCTAAAGGGCTTCAAAGCCCTCAAACGAGTCACCCTCGACCCAGCCACCATCACCAACATCACCGCCACCGCCCTAGTCATACTCAACCTGAACAACAACCTCCCCTGA